A single region of the Rhabdothermincola sediminis genome encodes:
- a CDS encoding VOC family protein codes for MGFHHVALAVRDLEVTHRFYTEAMGFELVKIVVGPTESEGGWAKHAFYDTGGDGLIAFWELHDESIPPFDPAISTGLGLPAWVNHLAFAAELDDLPAKRDRWLEQGYDVMELDHGFCVSAYTVDPNGILVEWCADARPLDERDRVSAHRLLTDPHPPLEDMPTPVFHQARRVATSPA; via the coding sequence ATGGGGTTCCATCACGTAGCGCTCGCCGTTCGCGATCTGGAGGTGACCCACCGCTTCTACACCGAGGCCATGGGCTTCGAGCTGGTGAAGATCGTCGTCGGCCCGACGGAGAGCGAAGGGGGGTGGGCCAAGCACGCCTTCTACGACACCGGTGGCGACGGCCTGATCGCCTTCTGGGAGCTCCACGACGAGAGCATCCCGCCATTCGACCCTGCGATCTCGACCGGCCTCGGTCTCCCGGCATGGGTGAACCACCTCGCATTCGCAGCCGAGCTGGACGACCTGCCCGCCAAGCGTGACCGCTGGCTCGAACAGGGCTACGACGTGATGGAGCTCGACCACGGCTTCTGCGTCTCGGCCTACACCGTCGACCCGAACGGGATCCTCGTCGAGTGGTGCGCGGATGCCCGCCCGCTCGACGAGCGCGACCGGGTCTCGGCGCACCGCCTGCTCACCGATCCACACCCGCCACTCGAGGACATGCCCACCCCGGTGTTCCACCAGGCCCGCCGGGTCGCCACCTCGCCAGCGTGA